The Lolium rigidum isolate FL_2022 chromosome 2, APGP_CSIRO_Lrig_0.1, whole genome shotgun sequence genomic interval TTTCTTTTTAATCTTAAATAATAGTAGTTCGTTATGGACGACTCGTTCACCATCCGGTGCGACATCGTCGTCGTCCACAACTACCGGGCATCGGACGACGCCCAGGCATTCGTCTCGGTGCCTCCCTGCGACCTGCGCTGGCACTTCGGCGAGCTCCTCAAGACCGAGAAGGGCGCCAACGTGGTGTTTGAGGTCGGCGGTGAGACGGTTGCGGCGCACCGTTGCGTGCTCGCCGCCCGCTCCTCGGTCTTCAGCGCCGAGCTCTTCGGACCGATGATGGAGGGAAATGCCGCTGGCGTCGTGGTGCGCATAGAAGACATGAATGCGGAGGTGTTCAAGGCATTGCTCCATTTTGTGTACACGGGCTCATTGCCAGAGCCGCTGAAGGATGATGAAGACTTCACCTACCAGCATCTGCTTGTCGCAGCGGATAGGTATGGCATGGAGCGGCTGAAGCTGATCTGCGAGGAGAAGCTATGCAAGTACATAAATGTGGGCTCGGCGGCGATCATCTTGGCGCTAGCCGAGCAGCACCATTGTGTGGGCCTGAAGAAGGCGTGCTTCAGTTTTCTCGCTGCTCCAGCGAATCTGAGGGCGGTCGTGGCCACTGACGGCTTCCAGCATCTGAGCAAGAGTTGCCCTTCTCTTATGGTCGAGGTGATCACCATGTCCTGTGCATTAGTTGAGTGACGGATACTGAATGTTGTTGGACCATTTATTTAGCCACATTTTGGCTATCTTTTTGTCAGTTCATTGCATCTCTGCAAATTGTGTCAATTCACCAGAAAGTACATTGAAATCGGAGGGCATAGGATGCTCAGGTAACAGGTTTGGGCAATGCTAGGCTAGCCCATGGCTTGTAGATCTTTGTCATGAGATATTGCTCTTCTTTTACCAATGGACAACTCCATGGGACAACTCCATGGGACAACTCCATGGTTTCTTAATCTCATTGCTGTCTGTTCTTATCACTTGGTTCTTGTGTTACATGATTTATTCTGCGCTAACTTTGTAAAGAGATACAAAGTAGTAGTATCACATTGCTTCAGCAAGGGCATGCTAGCGAATTTATCATGGATAGCCATTTTTGTGGTAGATTTTATTATTTTGTATCTACCAATTGCCTGGAAGTTTGTCTGTTCTAAATTTAAGATaactagatgacccggtgcgccccggcgcaaAGTCAAAAGCGAGATGGAACTGTCACCATAAGTTTTAACCGGTTAAGAAGTAatgttattttcttcaaaagtcaGCTAAGTAGTGTTATTTTCTTCAATAAAAATACAACAGTATCATCACTAATAAGCAAAGAACAAATCTCTATGGTTAAATAAGGTTCCTTCATTAATAAAAATACACATGTTGCGCCCCAGCGCAAAGTCAAACGCGGCAAGGAGCTCCTATGCACGGAGAGGTTTCTTCCATGGTATCAGTCACGGAACCTAATTACGGGCAAGTCGAAACAAACACAACCCATAATCAAGTTACAAAATCATGAACCAAACACGTTCTTAGCATCTAGATGCATGGTGACCATCTACACTAACACCTTAATGCACCCTTCATGGATTACATATGCACGGTGACCATCTGCACTATCATCTTAATGCATGCttacattttttttttcatgttggGTCCATAAACAAGGCCCAGCAAGCCAGTGGATCGTTCTGACTGTGACTGGCTTACTGGTTTGTGTTTCTATATCAAAGCTGGAAGAAATTTTCGTAGGTTTCTTTGCACCGCAGAGTTTTCTTTCATATCTGCCGGAATAGGTATTGAACTGCTTTCTGTTAAGTTAATTATTTTTTGGTAGGGTTCTGTCAGGTCAATTCCAAATTCTATATATGTTCCTGCAAACAAGTAATTCGCATGAATTTCCAGAAGCAAATCAGTGTTTTTTTAGAATGTTGACCCATTCTTAGGAAGGTTCATCCTAGTTTATCTTGGTCCCAACCAGCCACAAGACTGATGGATTTTTCCAAATACTCTTCATCTTCAACCCAAATTTTCCTGCTTGAAGCCGTCGCTTCTGTTGGCGGTGCCTCTTGGAGTCTTGGACGTCTTCTGATAGCCGCGTCGATCCTTATTCCATTTCTGTTGAACTATCTCCATATGTCAGTCTGCAGGTACAGTATGGCAAGTGCATCTCCTTGTCCTCTTGGCACAACGCTGGGCACACACGCTGCACAAAGTTACAAACTGAAGCTTTCGAGATTGTCCTGCTTCTCCTGTCCTGGGGTTTGTCCATGGTTTACTACATCCAAAGCAGAAGCAAACGGGAGCGTCCACGTCCAGCGACAGGAAACGAAGTCGATAAGCCATGTGAGGCTACAGCAGTATGATCGGACTGAACGCATGGCGCCGAAGTAGAGTTGGCAGCAACTGACGCTAACCATGTTTTTTACTTCTTCCGGAACAACGTTAACATTCTAGATTAGCATACCGTTAGATGCTGAGGCTTTCTTTTCAGGGTTTACATGCTAAGTTTGGAGCAACTACTAACGCTGAagctcaaaataaataaataaaacttgtAACGCTGCAGGCCTAGATTTAAAATTTAGCAGAAAGCCCTCTCGCAAGAGGCGCCCCAGATATCTCTAATTCAGCACATCATTGTCACTTGCACACAAATGCTTTACCTCTAGCCTCTAGGCTCTATCCCATTACCTTTACATGTGCGCCTTTACATACGCTAACAAACAGGAGCTAGTTCCTCTCTCTCCTCGCTGAAATTGCATGATACTGTAATTAATTCTTTTCCAGCACATTGCCTCTCTTAGTCTGAAATTTGCAGGATAATTGCCACTTTTGCAGCACATTTCACCAATAATAAGATAACTAAAACCACAGTGGAGATCGTTGATTTGCTAGTTGCCACTGAAAAGGCCAGCATGCAGATAACAAGACAAGGGCCCTCAGTTCCTGCCTCTTGTGCTTGTCTAACCAGAAAGGTTGTGAATTGTGGTGCTTTCATTTGAAAGTTCGTTTGAAAGAGGGGCTCGAGGTGTGTAGCAGTTGCATGATGAGGTGGTCAACTTTTCACCAACTAATTCTTTAACAATTCTTTAGTTCTCGTGTTTATCCTAAACAAGCATGGTCAGGTGGATGCTGCACGCCCTAAATGTTCTCCTTTTGGCAGAATTAGTTAAATATGAGTAGTAGTCGCACCTACTAGATTTGTTTTAACTGTCATGATTGCTTTTGTATTATTCAGACAGAAGTCCAACGTTAACGTTCTTTCGATTTCTTTTTTCAAGAACCGGCAACAATTGTTGCCCGTTTTTTCCATTAAGGTTTAGCAAGGATTTTACAGTTTGATATACAGGGTTTCACCGCTTGCTTACACACACACTCAATAAACTACTCGCTACTACCCGCCGTTTGCCTAGCTATCTTCCATAACCCTAGCTCTGCTAGTGTGGCTTGCACAAGCTGACTTATAGTTTAACTTTTTCCGTCAATTGCATTCCTTGCAAGCCATAATCATACAGTACTAGACACCACATGGTATTGTATATAAAGTACTACTAgattaaaaaaaaatcgaaaagggGAAAGCCGCCAGTACTAGTTGATGTATTTTTAGTTTTGACTCAAACCGTATATATGTGCCCTTCTGATCCTCTTTGCCATAAGCAATTAAAAGGTCAGATCAAGCAGGCATTATTTGTTGGGATTGGAGGCCATGGACCTTTCTGTTGTGGAGACTAGACCGGAATGTAACTGGAATATACAAGTACAGCACACGCGTCCTTATTATGGGTCAAGTGTAGTGCGATGTTTGTATCCACTCTTACGAAACGTTGCAATCCAACAACGCACATTGTATCGTGGTTCAGATTCGAAGTCCATTCTCTTGTAATAACAGTACTAACCTTTTGTGCTTCCATGATTGACATTTGACACACGCAGCACAACACAAACGTCCGATGATAGTTCTCTATCTTAAAGTTGCTACGATAGTACCCATGTTCAGATGTTCTTATGTGCTGTTGTTGTTGGTGGCGTACTACATCTTGAAAATCCTGTAGACGTACTTCACTGTTCAGGCTATTGAAGGAAGACATTCAAAATTTGGTaaacatttttgaaaattttggagAAGTCACTGGCATTTGTACAGTTCCGTTGTCCCTACTAGGTGTGACGGGTTGGACCTTGATGACATCCTTGAGAGCATTCATGCGCGCGCGTACCACGTTTTCCTTGTGGTCGGTTTGGTGCTTGAAGAGTGTTGACTTCAACAACTTGAGGATTAATGCGCCGGAAAGCTTCGTACTTAGAATGAGAAATTTGTCACTATAGTTCGGCGCGCTGCTTTAGTCAAATTGGTGATTGCTTTACAAGCCATCGATCTACTACGTCAGTCCCTTTTCCGGTCCACCGGGCACTATCAAGTTCATCAATAAGATAGAGAGGGCCTTcttgtagaacgatagagagagGAGAGAATGGCGGTAATGTGATTGATGTTGTATTAAGCTTCCCGGACGAGTATATATAAGAGTATAGACTTGGAGATTAAAAAGGCTACCCTAGAGATAATGTAGAGATAAGGTAGGTAAAGATTATaaatcatatactaccaaatatgcatataccaaatatatctctaacactttgTTTGGTCTGCCAAGGACCCCACAACAGAGCAGCCAAATGCAAAGTGAATTCGAAAATGGTGTGCCACCTAAAGAAAATTGGAGGGCTTGGAGTGATTTACATGGGAAAATTCGCAACAGCCCTTTAGCTACGGTGGTCTAGTTTGAATGGAAGGATCCTAATAAATTTTGGGCGGGATCCGAAAATCCTTCCACCGAGGAGGGTATGAAAATCTTTTATGCCGCCACAACAATCACACCTGGTAATGGGCGGAAGACCCCCTTTTTGGACCGCTATCGCGCCACTCATTTTCTCCATATCAAAGAGGAGTCAATAGTACAGATCGAGCCTTCACACACAGCTGAAATGGCCCGTCACACAGGGTAAACCTAACCATCACAAGGCGAGGGTGGGAAATACGCCAAAACAAAACACACGGTTTCAAAAACCGTGTGCGACGGGGTCCAATGTCGTACATGGTTCATTACGTGAAATCGTGTGCGATAGGCTAGTCCGTCACACACGGTGCTCCCTTTTCAACCTTCAGTGGAAGATCGCAAACACTATTTTTAAGATGACGTCGGTGTCTGATGCATCTCCATCGTCGACGGCTACGCCGTCTCCGGAGCCTGATGCCTTAGCATCGTCGATGCATTGGCCGCTACTGCCTGATGCTTCTGCTTCGAAGGCAGCCCTACGCCTTGCTAGCGCGGTCGTCCATGGCTCAGCAAGCTCGTCAATGGGAAATTGCAGAACACACCCTGCGCGGCCGGCCTTCTTACCTTTCTTCTTGGCGTGCAGCCGGTCCTCGCGAAGAGTCTTGAAGGATTCGTCCACCATGCGATGCACAACTTCTTCCTCATGTCGCACCGACTCGATGGAATGCTCTAGCACTATCTTCTCCTCCAAGTCCTCCTCCATCCTGGCCAGATCATCCTCCGCTGTAGCGTGGTCCTCCTGCTCTAGAGCGCGCTCCTCCTCCGAGTCAGACAACGTGAGGTCGATGATGCTTCCCCCAGGACCGCTGTGCTGTGAGGAATGCTCCTCCTCCACATGTGACGGCCCAAGGTCGATGCAACATAGAGTGGATTGGCAGGGAGGCTCATAACTGCAAGAACACAGATCAATCGTaactagtttcgaaataagagtatcgaaccacgagtagctactggttagggtcttaatgccccttgctactttctattaaatattacttaataattgttttctaatctcaaaatAATTAAAGGGgatgttgtaaatggttacacgaAAAGTAAATTAAGCAGTAAAAAATTCATAAGATAAAGTGTTCTCatggattattggatccacctctagcactaGGACTCGTGTTAATTGAAATAAAATATGATTTTAAGCATgttgtgtgtgggagagctccgtaataagatgcgtccagaaagccatcggtcatcgcatctctaaataaccacatcaTCTAGCCTTCTGCAGCCACATATGGACTAGTGCTATTAAGGGGTGTACCCCATGGTCATCGATAtgagctttgtgaatctcacATATCCCCCTTATTCATGTGTCAAAGCGTTGATAGGTAATGTCACTTCCCgccgttcactttaccacacttcaaagggtaCTTCCCTCTCTAGACCAATAtgcaatattacatggtgcacaacatgtaacatcaagagagaaaactaacacacattaatacttaaaaccatagatcatcttagattcatctcatattcatgctagggtttctccatctccccaaggactaataggactactcacacatggagacaatcaagaacatcatcataatcttgtggAAGGAATTAAAGGAATGAAATGAATTCGAATtaaaatccacaatagcaatcaagattgcaactatggttggaggagggggatgatggaggtgcagcggttgatgatgatgaaggggatgatgccttgtcctctgaggatccacgtagcagcccagatcttgtcttctccaaagttccttcttGTGATCTGATTTGGGGCGGTGTTTCTCGGTTTCGCGGAGCTGTGTGTGTCTGATATCCGATCCATCTGCGGGAGGtcaaagtatttgacgaggcggtgctcTTGGAGGGTGGTATGGGTGGACGATACGGGCAGGGCTCGCCAGTACTGATGCCCGTTAAACTTACAGAAGGTTTTCCTCGCATTATCCTTTTGCCCAGGCGCATTATTAAGTGCGAAAATGAtttttatcacgtcaaaatgTCAGGAAATGACAATTTTCattgattttttttattattgacttattattttgagatcctgtgtagacaagcataaaaggtcGCGGAGcacggtgaaatacaaaaatcctaccactacttgatgatatcttgataaaatagtaatgcaaaacatgctaaaaatgcactcatcaacttccccaagcttagactcttgctCGTCCCCGAGCAAGATAGGAGCTTAGTGGACAGAGTCATCTTTGTTCATGAAGCGAGAGTCGTTAAAACAAGGCACTTTTTAAGAACGAGGGTTATAACATCGGATGTAAAACTAGACCAGCCACCGATAGATGATTTTGCTGAACATCATTGTCACTTGCACACAAATGCTTTACCTCTAGCCTCTAGGCTCTATCCCATTACCTTTACATGTGCGCCTTTACATACGCTAACAAACAGGAGCTAGTTCCTCTCTCTCCTCGCTGAAATTGCATGATACTGTAATTAATTCTTTTCCAGCACATTGCCTCTCTTAGTCTGAAATTTGCAGGATAATTGCCACTTTTGCAGCACATTTCACCAATAATAAGATAACTAAAACCACAGTGGAGATCGTTGATTTGCTAGTTGCCACTGAAAAGGCCAGCATGCAGATAACAAGACAAGGGCCCTCAGTTCCTGCCTCTTGTGCTTGTCTAACCAGAAAGGTTGTGAATTGTGGTGCTTTCATTTGAAAGTTCGTTTGAAAGAGGGGCTCGAGGTGTGTAGCAGTTATATTATTGTTCCATATGGAACCCAAATGATAACATCAGAATCAagcaagaaaataaggaatcatgacAATGACATAGGCCAGTTGGTGAGAAGAGCTAGCACATACCACACTTCAGCAACCTTCTCTGCACTGCATATGCTCCCTGTACCACTGATTCTTCTTTGTTGAATTAAAGAAAGTACTAAAGGACACTCGTAAAGAGTTGAACAAAGACAACCAGCCACCGAtagatgattttgctgaaccatgcaaatacatatcaatacccTGCATCCCAAGGGAGAACAAATCAGTGTCCATCAGCTATGATCTAGTTTTTAAAAATACAACACCATGAAATTGAATCCAGCCGCTCTAGGTAGGAACTACACCGTGCAGAATAGCAGAGCATGAGGCCGCTCCCGATGACCCTGGCCGTCCCTCCCTGCCATATACACACACAGTTCCTTATACCTGATAACAAAACGATAAATGCAATGTCATGCTAATCTGTACCTAGAGATATACAAAATGTATCCTAAATAGAATTTGTGACAGAAATGCAGGAAATGCCAATTCATTAGTAAAAATGTCAAAGTCTGAAGCTTCGAGGGGCAAATCTCTAGTTTTCGTACTAACGGTGATGGGCTTAGTCAGGCTCTCTGAAGATAATCACCACTGCCCAAATTTTGTGTACACGGGCTCATTGCCAGAGCCGCGGAAGCAAGATGAAGACTTCACCTACCAGCATCTGCTTGTCGCAGCGGATAGGTATGGCATGGAGCGGCTGAAGCTGATCTACGAGGAGAAGATATGCAAGTACATAAAGCTCGCGAACGGTGATGATCGATTCAACACCGGCCGGTGGCCGGCATCGATCTGCGCTGAGTCGCCGCCGACGCCTAAAGAAGGTAATACATGTAGCATTGAGAAAGATTAAGCATCACGGTGACCAGAGTGCTAATCAGAATAGTAGAATTTCTCTGTGCGCAATCGCCATCCTATTCATTCTCTCGCGGTTTGCACACGATTTAATTAGCCAGCCGGATTAAACCGCAGATGCTAGAGCTACTACCATCCATCTCAACGAAGTCCTCTAAAAGAAATAAGCATCTTGAATTCTTGATAGACCCTAGTGTGCACGGATTGATTGAGATACAAAACCAAATCTGTTGTGGCGTACTAACCTGAAGATGTCAGTCCAACTGACGACGGCATCAACGAATTGCAGCTGCGAGCATAATAGAAAAGAGCCTGGAGCTGGACGCGCCGAGCATTCACCTAGCCCGTCGTCTCGGTCTCCTGTCCTCGACAATCCAGTAGAGTTGACGCTGGCCTTGCTGCCTGAGTGCATATCTCGCCTCGCTCGCCATGCCCTGGTCCATGCCGCCCATCTCctcgctctcctctcctctccgagcaagagtcaaagtctaagtcatagtCACACGCGCAAACCGCACGCGGACTATGACTAAGACCTTGTActtatagaaggttttgaagctgtTTGTATTTTTAGGAGGGAAgatatggcgggaagaagagaaaaattcaCTTCCATCTGTGTGATGATTGTTATCAGATAGACTGATACGAGACTAAAAGTACGGTTGGATGGGGTTGTGTGCCAAGGATTTCCCACGAGGACCATCAATTCAATTGCACGGATGACGGAGCGTTCTATGTTGCCTTTTATCTCCTATTTCTAATCAAGGGACGGGATTCCTCTCACCAAACCACATGCAAACACCTACCTTTTATTATCTGTCATTTCCAAGACCGACTCTATGCAAACGCCTACCTTTTCTCCTACTGTTGCAGCTGTTGTCATGAAACAAAGAACAATCCTAAACAAGATACATGACAACCTTTTGCTATTCATAGATTTATTATTCCATTTTCCTTGGTATATATTAATGCAACCACGATTCAGTTTTCTACATAGAAGACTTCTTTTTGGTATAGATTACAAGTCAGTAGTTAATATAGACGGAGAATTTAATTAAGATTACAAATGAAACAACAGGCGGACTATGACGATGGCTTTCTACTTATAGAGCTAGGTATCTGCTTAACGAAAATATTACCCCAGGTTCTTTCCTAGTAAATTTAACTTCATGCCTGCTGGAAACAAACCTACTACTAGGTATAGTACACCAAATAGTTTGCCCCTTGGTTCCTATGAATATATGTATGGTGGCACTGCATCGCTTTACAAAAATTATTATCATCTTAGCTTATGTATATTTACAAACACATGTGTCATTAGCTAAACACATGATGAGTATGCTTTTATGTCACACATCAAATGAGCTGGTTCAAATGCAAATTTTCAAATACTgattttattgaaataaaaaagtTATTACATGACAATATATCTTGATAGTtcttgtcaatcatgaaaaagaaaagaatgtcACGATCGGCTCCTAATAACAATATCAGGGAAGCTCCCTTCTCATCACTACTTTTACGGAGATGATCAAGTTGGTTACAGGCATGACTACAACTCAAGGCTGCACAACAAGATCACAACAAAAAATTCCGCATGCACGATAGCCAGAAAGAGGCAGAAGTACTCGCTGCCGCAGTATCAAGTGCCACCGAGTCCTGAAGCTGCCGTTGCTCCTTTTGTTGGAAGCAAGGACCATGAGTCCTCAAGTTGTTGCTGCTCCTCCGAACCAACTTCCCATCCTATCTTCTCCTCCACCCACCTCCTTCCCAACCAGCCATCGCAGCATATACACAATCCTTGAAGAGAGGTCAAAGAAATAAGTAGAAAAAGGCTGCAGTTCATCATAGTtaatttaatgaatatggtactaGATGCTAACAACGAGAATGCATATAAAGGAAACTAGCTAGACTAACCAAGGTCATATGGTTGTCTATTCACATGCTAGAGTAGAAACTCGACTAGCGGTGGGAGCTGGACTCATGAGTTCAGGAATCATATTAGAGATGAATAGTGAAACATCAGATTCACCATGCATCATCTCCAGGTGTAGATAATATTCCACTCATGCAACATCACACACTTGGTCCTATGAATAAAGAGAACCCAGGGGTCATCCGCTTGAGCATAAGTAGAACTGGAGAACATTGAAGTCAGAGAACTGAAGGGGTGACGCAGGAGCTCACCCGAGAGCATATAGCTGAGGCTG includes:
- the LOC124690895 gene encoding BTB/POZ and MATH domain-containing protein 2-like; amino-acid sequence: MEMKKNKRYCYQKVLQDMFVMDDSFTIRCDIVVVHNYRASDDAQAFVSVPPCDLRWHFGELLKTEKGANVVFEVGGETVAAHRCVLAARSSVFSAELFGPMMEGNAAGVVVRIEDMNAEVFKALLHFVYTGSLPEPLKDDEDFTYQHLLVAADRYGMERLKLICEEKLCKYINVGSAAIILALAEQHHCVGLKKACFSFLAAPANLRAVVATDGFQHLSKSCPSLMVEVITMSCALVE